A genomic segment from Curtobacterium sp. MCSS17_007 encodes:
- a CDS encoding tripartite tricarboxylate transporter permease: MDVLGLLGDGFAGALTPANLLWVVVGCLLGTAVGVLPGLGSSMAVALLLPVTFSLDPTAAFIMFAGVYFGGLFGDSTMGILMNTPGQASAIASTFEGHRMALNGRAAQALATAAIGAFVGGMIASVLVVFLAPALATFSSSFGPAEFFALALFAFVTTSSVVTDDALKGLGSLCLGLGIAVIGVDGISGAPRFTMGVPELFDGISLVTVTVAVLALGEVIYVACLARHLKDGRMVQATGRPWLSKKELREATPAWLRGTAIGLPFGVVPAGGSEIPTFLAFGLEKRLDARRKDPQFGKGAIRGLAAPEAAGNSTTGMAMGALLSLGLPVSATAAIMLAAFRQYGLQPGPLLFDRSPDLVWALLASFFIAMVVLLVINLPFAMLWAKLLRIPRAYLYAGIAVFCGLGIYATSGSVFDLLMLLGIGLVGFLMRALDVPLAPLIIGMVLGPLAETSLRDAALSADGDFSVLVAGPIPIVLYAVLAVVVAATVTGRVRARRAARRELVDA; this comes from the coding sequence GTGGACGTCCTCGGTCTCCTCGGTGACGGCTTCGCCGGCGCCCTGACCCCCGCCAACCTGCTCTGGGTCGTCGTCGGGTGCCTGCTCGGTACCGCGGTCGGCGTCCTCCCCGGCCTCGGCTCGTCGATGGCCGTGGCACTGCTGCTGCCCGTGACGTTCTCGCTCGACCCGACGGCGGCGTTCATCATGTTCGCCGGCGTCTACTTCGGCGGGCTCTTCGGCGACTCGACGATGGGCATCCTGATGAACACGCCGGGGCAGGCCTCGGCGATCGCCTCGACGTTCGAGGGCCACAGGATGGCGTTGAACGGACGAGCGGCCCAGGCGCTCGCGACCGCCGCGATCGGGGCGTTCGTCGGCGGGATGATCGCGTCGGTCCTGGTCGTCTTCCTCGCGCCGGCCCTCGCGACGTTCTCGTCGAGCTTCGGGCCGGCGGAGTTCTTCGCCCTCGCGCTCTTCGCGTTCGTCACGACGTCGTCGGTGGTCACCGACGACGCCCTGAAGGGCCTCGGATCGCTCTGCCTCGGGCTCGGCATCGCGGTGATCGGGGTCGACGGCATCTCCGGCGCACCGCGCTTCACCATGGGCGTCCCGGAGCTGTTCGACGGCATCTCGCTCGTCACGGTGACGGTCGCGGTCCTGGCGCTCGGCGAGGTCATCTACGTCGCCTGCCTCGCCCGGCACCTGAAGGACGGCCGGATGGTGCAGGCGACCGGCCGCCCGTGGCTGTCGAAGAAGGAACTCCGGGAGGCCACGCCCGCGTGGCTGCGCGGCACGGCGATCGGGCTGCCCTTCGGCGTCGTCCCCGCCGGCGGGTCGGAGATCCCGACCTTCCTGGCCTTCGGGCTCGAGAAGCGACTCGACGCACGCCGCAAGGACCCGCAGTTCGGCAAGGGGGCCATCCGCGGCCTCGCAGCGCCCGAGGCGGCGGGCAACTCGACGACCGGCATGGCGATGGGCGCGCTGCTCTCCCTCGGCCTGCCCGTGTCGGCGACCGCGGCGATCATGCTCGCCGCGTTCCGCCAGTACGGCCTGCAGCCGGGGCCGCTGCTGTTCGACCGGTCCCCCGACCTGGTGTGGGCGCTGCTCGCCTCGTTCTTCATCGCGATGGTCGTGCTGCTCGTCATCAACCTGCCGTTCGCGATGCTCTGGGCGAAGCTGCTGCGCATCCCGCGGGCGTACCTGTACGCGGGCATCGCGGTCTTCTGCGGACTCGGGATCTACGCGACGAGCGGTTCGGTGTTCGACCTGCTCATGCTGCTCGGCATCGGGCTCGTCGGGTTCCTCATGCGGGCGCTCGACGTGCCGCTCGCGCCGCTCATCATCGGCATGGTGCTCGGACCGCTCGCCGAGACGAGCCTGCGCGACGCTGCACTGAGCGCCGACGGGGACTTCTCGGTGCTGGTCGCGGGGCCGATCCCGATCGTGCTCTACGCCGTGCTGGCGGTCGTCGTCGCTGCCACCGTGACCGGTCGTGTCCGGGCGAGGCGGGCCGCACGGCGCGAGCTGGTCGACGCGTAG